The following are encoded in a window of Planktothrix serta PCC 8927 genomic DNA:
- the map gene encoding type I methionyl aminopeptidase: MNILADFLSKPVKPNPPQVKKSGRGIYIKSPQEIEMMRQSARIVATVLKEISERVEPGMTTADLDAYAEKRILEMGAKPSFKGYHGFPASICASINNEVVHGIPNRRKVIRTGDVLKVDTGAYYQEFHGDSCITIGVGKVSPEAAKLIQVAEETLYKGIEKVKAGAYLLDIAGAIQDYAEANGYKIVEEFTGHGVGRNLHEEPSVFNARTYSLPNVKLKAGMTLAIEPILNAGSRFTRILSDKWTAVTVDNSLSAQFEHTVLVTETGYEILTDRFKI; encoded by the coding sequence ATGAATATTCTGGCTGATTTTCTGTCTAAACCTGTTAAACCTAATCCTCCTCAAGTTAAAAAAAGTGGCCGAGGAATTTATATTAAATCTCCTCAAGAAATTGAAATGATGCGACAATCTGCAAGAATTGTTGCGACGGTCTTAAAAGAAATTTCTGAACGGGTTGAACCGGGGATGACAACCGCAGATTTAGATGCTTATGCTGAAAAACGTATCCTTGAAATGGGCGCGAAACCTAGCTTTAAAGGTTATCATGGTTTTCCGGCTTCTATTTGTGCTTCGATTAATAATGAAGTTGTACATGGGATTCCTAACCGTCGTAAAGTTATTCGCACAGGAGATGTTTTAAAAGTAGATACAGGGGCTTATTATCAAGAATTTCATGGAGATTCTTGTATTACAATTGGGGTCGGTAAAGTCTCTCCAGAAGCAGCAAAATTAATTCAAGTTGCTGAAGAAACTTTATATAAAGGGATTGAAAAAGTCAAAGCCGGGGCTTATTTACTCGATATTGCTGGAGCCATTCAAGATTATGCAGAAGCCAATGGTTATAAAATTGTAGAAGAATTTACAGGTCATGGAGTCGGACGAAATTTACACGAAGAACCCTCGGTTTTTAATGCTCGTACCTATTCTTTACCCAATGTTAAATTAAAAGCGGGAATGACCTTAGCTATTGAACCGATTCTGAATGCTGGATCTCGATTTACCCGAATTTTATCGGATAAATGGACAGCCGTAACGGTTGATAATTCCCTATCTGCTCAGTTTGAACATACGGTTTTAGTTACCGAAACTGGTTATGAAATTTTAACAGATCGTTTTAAAATTTAG